In the Candidatus Bathyarchaeia archaeon genome, one interval contains:
- the tuf gene encoding translation elongation factor EF-1 subunit alpha — protein MSKPEKPHLNLVIMGHVDHGKSTTTGHLFYLTGTVDERQIKQYEDEAKKMGKETFKFAWIVDKLKEERERGLTIDLAFMKFETPKFFFTVIDAPGHRDFVKNMVTGASQADGAVLFVSAKRGEFEAGIGPGGQTREHAFLAFTLGVRQLAVAINKMDDASVNWSEDRYNEVKNEIGRLLKTVGYNVDKIPFVPTSGWTGDNLVKPSEKMPWYKGPTLLAALDVFEVPPKPTGKPLRMPVQDVYTITGVGTVPVGRIETGVLKVGDILVFMPANKQGEVKSIETHHVAVQKAEPGDNIGFNVRGISKTDIRRGDVGGHVNNPPSVAKEFVGQIIVILHPTAIAAGYTPVLHYHTGQVAVRFIELIKKIDPRTGQTIEEKPSFLKTGDGAVVRFEPLHPIALEAYSEFPELGRFAIRDMGTTVAAGVVKEITKKGP, from the coding sequence ATGAGCAAACCCGAGAAGCCACACCTAAACCTCGTAATCATGGGGCATGTGGACCACGGGAAATCAACCACGACAGGCCACCTCTTCTACCTAACTGGCACAGTGGATGAGCGCCAGATCAAGCAGTATGAAGATGAAGCCAAGAAGATGGGCAAGGAAACCTTCAAGTTTGCTTGGATAGTTGACAAGCTCAAGGAAGAACGTGAACGAGGCTTAACTATTGACCTAGCCTTCATGAAATTTGAGACACCGAAATTCTTCTTCACAGTCATCGATGCGCCCGGACACAGAGACTTCGTGAAGAACATGGTTACAGGCGCAAGCCAGGCTGACGGTGCCGTTTTGTTCGTCTCAGCGAAAAGAGGCGAGTTTGAAGCTGGAATCGGACCAGGCGGACAGACCAGAGAACACGCTTTCCTTGCATTCACTTTGGGCGTGCGCCAACTCGCCGTGGCCATTAACAAAATGGACGATGCCTCGGTGAACTGGAGCGAAGACCGCTACAACGAAGTCAAGAATGAAATCGGTCGACTTCTGAAAACCGTTGGCTACAACGTGGACAAGATTCCGTTTGTCCCAACATCCGGCTGGACCGGCGACAACCTAGTGAAGCCAAGCGAAAAAATGCCATGGTACAAAGGACCAACACTACTCGCCGCGTTGGACGTGTTTGAAGTTCCACCCAAACCTACAGGTAAGCCTCTGCGAATGCCCGTGCAAGATGTCTACACTATCACAGGCGTTGGAACAGTTCCAGTGGGACGTATTGAGACTGGCGTACTCAAAGTCGGCGACATACTAGTATTCATGCCCGCGAACAAACAAGGCGAAGTGAAATCCATCGAAACCCACCATGTTGCTGTCCAAAAGGCAGAGCCTGGAGACAATATCGGCTTTAACGTGAGGGGCATATCCAAAACTGACATTCGTCGCGGAGATGTCGGAGGGCATGTGAATAATCCCCCGTCTGTAGCTAAGGAATTCGTTGGGCAAATCATAGTAATACTCCATCCTACTGCGATAGCTGCAGGTTACACACCAGTACTGCACTACCACACAGGGCAGGTTGCCGTGCGCTTTATCGAATTAATCAAAAAGATCGACCCCAGAACTGGACAAACCATTGAGGAGAAGCCATCGTTCTTGAAGACAGGAGACGGCGCCGTTGTACGCTTTGAACCACTGCACCCGATAGCACTGGAAGCTTACTCCGAGTTCCCCGAGCTTGGACGCTTCGCAATACGCGACATGGGTACAACTGTGGCTGCTGGCGTAGTCAAGGAAATCACCAAAAAAGGTCCTTAA
- a CDS encoding cyclophilin-like fold protein has protein sequence MPDTSVSRIPIKLIVESTGEAEGELIRHLAPRTVTAILKKLPLEGRAALWKEEVYFEIPVAAGEEKAKPTVKKGDLAYWPMGKAFCIFYGQSQPYSAVNIVGQITKNIELFNNVKSGKVIRVVRT, from the coding sequence ATGCCCGACACCAGCGTCTCAAGAATACCGATAAAACTCATCGTCGAAAGCACAGGCGAAGCCGAGGGTGAACTGATACGCCACCTAGCCCCACGAACCGTCACCGCCATCCTGAAAAAACTACCACTTGAAGGCAGAGCCGCACTCTGGAAAGAAGAAGTCTACTTCGAAATCCCAGTTGCCGCAGGAGAAGAAAAAGCCAAACCAACAGTGAAAAAAGGCGACTTAGCCTACTGGCCTATGGGAAAAGCCTTCTGCATCTTCTACGGTCAATCACAGCCCTACAGCGCAGTCAACATTGTGGGACAGATAACAAAGAACATAGAGCTTTTCAACAACGTTAAGAGCGGAAAAGTAATCCGAGTTGTCCGAACCTAA
- a CDS encoding helix-turn-helix domain-containing protein has protein sequence MTTPSDAAVSQEAKRILRELGLTDYETRAYIALLEHGVLTASQVSENSDVPYSKVYETLTSLERKGWIETEQGRPGRYYPKAPSDALATAKMQLEEKVKAWEKTMTSELQPFYEKREIREKPDIWILRGEVSTIAKLREVLEKTKTELMIAAPTIPRALTESVTPFLQRLQTADIKVHFMVSKQSTAWNLKELERFAEVRVRNQMFGGGVIVDGKEAILFLGEDKPTLVIWSNHLGLVQFAKDYFQHLWDSSKHIE, from the coding sequence TTGACGACGCCATCTGACGCCGCAGTCAGCCAAGAAGCCAAAAGAATTCTAAGAGAGCTAGGCTTAACCGATTACGAAACCAGGGCATATATTGCCTTACTTGAACACGGAGTTCTGACAGCTAGCCAAGTCAGTGAGAACTCAGATGTGCCTTACTCCAAAGTGTATGAAACTCTAACCTCCCTTGAACGCAAAGGCTGGATAGAAACCGAGCAAGGCAGACCTGGACGATACTATCCAAAGGCGCCATCAGATGCCCTAGCCACAGCCAAAATGCAGCTGGAAGAGAAAGTCAAAGCATGGGAGAAGACCATGACAAGCGAGTTGCAGCCATTTTACGAAAAGCGCGAAATCAGAGAGAAACCTGACATATGGATCCTAAGAGGCGAGGTGAGCACAATAGCGAAACTTAGGGAAGTGCTTGAAAAAACCAAAACTGAACTTATGATCGCAGCGCCCACAATTCCAAGAGCTCTGACTGAATCAGTCACGCCCTTTTTGCAGCGCCTCCAGACTGCCGACATCAAAGTCCACTTCATGGTGTCAAAACAGTCAACTGCATGGAATCTGAAAGAGCTTGAACGTTTTGCTGAAGTACGAGTTCGAAATCAAATGTTTGGCGGAGGCGTCATAGTTGACGGCAAAGAAGCCATACTCTTTCTAGGCGAGGACAAGCCAACACTTGTCATATGGTCAAACCACTTGGGGCTTGTGCAGTTTGCCAAAGACTATTTCCAGCATTTATGGGACTCCTCTAAACATATCGAGTAA
- a CDS encoding AbrB/MazE/SpoVT family DNA-binding domain-containing protein — translation MTEVGVVGKKYDLYPPKEIRNELGLKPGQKVLYRVEKGKLVVEVIPRVEEAEKLPKFAETSVEEFEKFTKELEEGSVRKLKKAVKRKH, via the coding sequence TTGACTGAAGTTGGCGTTGTAGGTAAAAAGTATGACCTTTATCCTCCAAAGGAAATCAGGAACGAGCTTGGACTGAAACCTGGTCAGAAGGTTTTGTACAGGGTGGAGAAGGGAAAGCTCGTGGTTGAGGTTATACCCAGAGTTGAAGAAGCTGAAAAACTGCCCAAGTTTGCAGAGACAAGCGTTGAGGAGTTTGAGAAGTTCACAAAGGAACTGGAAGAGGGCAGCGTTAGGAAGCTGAAAAAAGCAGTGAAGAGAAAGCATTAA
- a CDS encoding NADP-dependent malic enzyme: MKTKGEERKPTVDELLAKAKKPSLLASPMHKFYEGKVQIMPKCAITSPKDFSIWYTPGVATPCKEIQANPDKSFELTNRWNYVAVVTDGTRVLGLGDIGPEAAMPVMEGKALLFKYLGGVDGFPICLRTKDPDEIVRTCELLEPSFGGINLEDIEKPKCFYVLEKARERLQIPVWHDDQQGTATVILAGLMNAFKIVGKDPKKSLITLVGAGSANLRTAYVLIKWGMKPGNIMMVDTKGLIYPGRKDITKDEDPWKYELAQKTNAEGRTGDISAAFRGVDAVVAASQPGPDTIKKEWVTSMANKSIIFACANPIPEIWPWEAKEAGAKIVATGRSDFPNQVNNSLGFPAIFRGVLDVRAKTVTDDMCIAAAQELARFAEERGMREDDILPRMDEWEVFPREAVACALKSIDQGVARIKPSRKELYERAVAIIQNSRESVKQLMKKGLIKPPPSENQLLKEK, encoded by the coding sequence ATGAAGACCAAAGGAGAAGAAAGGAAGCCAACAGTCGATGAATTGCTGGCCAAGGCAAAGAAGCCATCGTTACTGGCTTCGCCAATGCACAAGTTCTACGAAGGCAAAGTTCAAATCATGCCCAAATGCGCTATAACCAGCCCAAAAGATTTTTCAATATGGTACACTCCGGGCGTGGCAACGCCCTGCAAAGAGATTCAAGCCAATCCAGACAAGTCTTTTGAGCTCACAAACCGATGGAATTACGTTGCAGTCGTGACCGATGGCACACGAGTTTTGGGCTTGGGCGACATCGGTCCAGAAGCAGCCATGCCTGTAATGGAAGGCAAAGCCCTTTTGTTCAAATATCTGGGTGGCGTTGACGGTTTTCCTATTTGCTTGCGAACAAAAGACCCGGACGAAATTGTTCGCACCTGTGAATTACTTGAGCCGTCTTTCGGCGGCATAAACCTAGAAGACATTGAGAAGCCGAAGTGCTTCTATGTTTTGGAAAAAGCCCGAGAGCGCTTGCAGATTCCTGTATGGCATGACGATCAGCAAGGAACAGCCACAGTCATTTTGGCAGGATTGATGAACGCTTTCAAAATTGTCGGCAAAGATCCCAAGAAAAGCCTAATCACCTTAGTCGGAGCTGGATCCGCTAACCTACGAACTGCTTACGTCCTGATAAAATGGGGAATGAAACCTGGTAACATTATGATGGTTGACACCAAGGGCTTGATCTACCCAGGCAGAAAAGACATAACGAAAGATGAAGATCCTTGGAAATATGAGTTGGCTCAAAAGACAAACGCTGAAGGCAGAACAGGCGACATTTCCGCCGCATTTAGAGGCGTCGACGCTGTCGTGGCGGCATCCCAGCCTGGACCGGACACCATAAAGAAGGAGTGGGTGACGAGCATGGCTAACAAGTCCATAATTTTCGCCTGCGCTAACCCCATACCAGAAATCTGGCCTTGGGAAGCTAAGGAAGCCGGCGCCAAAATCGTGGCGACAGGTCGAAGCGACTTTCCAAATCAGGTTAACAACAGCCTTGGTTTTCCTGCCATATTCAGAGGCGTCTTGGATGTCAGAGCGAAGACCGTCACTGACGACATGTGTATTGCAGCGGCTCAGGAACTCGCCAGATTCGCTGAAGAACGCGGCATGCGCGAGGACGACATTTTGCCCAGAATGGACGAGTGGGAAGTGTTCCCGCGCGAGGCAGTGGCATGTGCCCTGAAGTCGATTGACCAAGGCGTTGCGAGGATTAAGCCTAGCAGGAAGGAATTGTACGAAAGAGCTGTGGCAATCATCCAGAACAGCAGAGAATCAGTGAAGCAGCTCATGAAGAAAGGTCTTATAAAACCGCCGCCATCCGAAAATCAGCTGTTAAAGGAAAAATGA
- a CDS encoding radical SAM protein produces the protein MQALEKQLPSEDNVLKHTTSLCPECLERLDATIVERNGQVLLVKNCPQHGHFEDVYWADIETYNRFEKYGKVGKGVSNPRTQTVKECPYDCGLCPSHKSHTVLSIIDVTNACNLQCSICFAHAGKIGYLYRPSLEAIGEIMDTLRSNLPVPPPAVQLSGGEPTVHPDLLEIVKMAKRKGFRHVELNTNGVKIAEDKDGVEYLRQLRDAGVDTLYLSFDGVKPEAYLGRAPSYLDEKGKWQYANWLFNIKKKVIENCRKAGHHSVVLVPVVVRGMNDNQLGEIIQFAIENIDVVRCVNFQPVSFAGRTEEWEVKKGRITIPEALQRIEEQMKGVVTVDDFYPIPCTYPISDFLNAYKSKSHVEFTCHPHCGAATYMYVEKGKAVPITRLGDVDSFFNSLTKAAEDLRKGRRTRAKLRVGLSALRNIKPKILREVLPAIMSGSYQSLRPFHYKTLMIGLMHFMDAYNFDLARVERCTIHYGFPGGKIVPFCTMNTLHRQTLEKKYATPLPESKPVEEKKHARKKAGNKSISSPAAWKKTES, from the coding sequence TTGCAGGCTTTGGAGAAGCAACTACCATCAGAGGATAACGTCCTGAAGCACACGACCAGCCTGTGCCCTGAATGTCTAGAACGGCTCGACGCCACAATCGTCGAAAGAAACGGTCAAGTCTTACTGGTTAAAAACTGTCCTCAACATGGACATTTCGAAGATGTGTACTGGGCGGACATTGAAACATACAATCGGTTTGAGAAATACGGTAAAGTCGGCAAAGGCGTGTCCAATCCGCGCACCCAGACCGTGAAGGAATGCCCCTACGACTGCGGGCTCTGCCCAAGCCACAAGTCGCACACGGTTTTATCCATTATTGACGTTACAAACGCCTGCAACCTTCAATGCTCCATATGCTTCGCCCACGCGGGAAAAATCGGCTACCTTTATAGGCCTAGCCTAGAGGCCATCGGCGAAATCATGGACACGCTGCGCAGCAACTTGCCTGTGCCGCCCCCAGCAGTTCAGCTTTCAGGCGGAGAACCCACGGTTCACCCAGACCTGTTAGAAATTGTCAAGATGGCTAAACGCAAGGGCTTCAGGCACGTGGAACTCAATACGAACGGTGTTAAGATAGCTGAGGACAAGGATGGCGTCGAATACCTACGTCAACTTCGCGACGCCGGCGTAGACACACTATATCTTTCATTCGACGGCGTCAAGCCTGAAGCCTATCTTGGACGAGCGCCCAGCTACCTCGATGAAAAAGGCAAATGGCAATACGCCAACTGGCTCTTCAACATTAAGAAGAAGGTCATTGAAAACTGCCGCAAAGCAGGCCACCACAGCGTTGTTTTGGTTCCGGTTGTTGTCCGAGGCATGAACGACAACCAGCTGGGCGAAATCATCCAATTTGCCATCGAAAACATCGATGTGGTGCGTTGCGTCAACTTCCAACCTGTCTCATTCGCGGGCAGAACTGAAGAGTGGGAAGTAAAGAAGGGCAGGATCACCATCCCTGAAGCCTTGCAGAGAATCGAGGAGCAGATGAAAGGCGTTGTCACGGTTGATGATTTCTACCCTATTCCATGTACCTATCCAATATCGGACTTCTTGAATGCCTACAAGTCAAAATCCCACGTTGAATTCACTTGTCACCCGCACTGTGGAGCAGCCACCTATATGTACGTGGAGAAAGGCAAGGCAGTGCCCATAACCCGACTCGGCGACGTCGATTCGTTTTTCAACAGCCTCACTAAAGCAGCGGAAGACCTGAGAAAAGGCAGACGCACAAGGGCTAAGCTGCGCGTTGGGCTTTCAGCGCTGAGAAACATCAAGCCCAAGATACTTCGAGAAGTCCTGCCTGCGATAATGAGCGGAAGCTACCAGTCGCTAAGACCATTCCACTACAAGACACTGATGATCGGTTTAATGCATTTTATGGATGCCTACAACTTCGACCTAGCCCGAGTGGAACGCTGCACGATTCATTATGGGTTCCCCGGTGGCAAAATCGTGCCCTTCTGCACCATGAACACCTTGCACAGGCAGACACTGGAAAAAAAGTATGCTACCCCATTGCCCGAATCGAAGCCTGTTGAAGAGAAGAAACACGCAAGAAAGAAAGCTGGGAATAAGTCTATAAGCAGCCCAGCCGCATGGAAAAAGACGGAGTCGTAG
- a CDS encoding VOC family protein, producing the protein MENPVVHVELPVTDLKKAKQFYSKLFGWKIDIMPPPMNYAMFNPPPPQMSVGFSKADKVKTGGCLFYVNVDNIEKKLKEIKEAGGKTVRKKTEIPQMGWDATFKDIFGNVVGLFTPLKK; encoded by the coding sequence GTGGAAAATCCAGTTGTGCACGTGGAATTGCCCGTCACGGACCTGAAAAAAGCAAAGCAGTTCTACTCCAAACTCTTCGGATGGAAAATCGACATAATGCCTCCGCCAATGAACTACGCGATGTTCAATCCACCTCCACCGCAAATGAGCGTGGGTTTCAGCAAGGCTGACAAAGTGAAGACAGGCGGCTGCCTCTTCTACGTCAATGTTGACAACATCGAAAAGAAACTAAAAGAAATAAAGGAAGCAGGCGGCAAAACAGTGCGGAAGAAGACAGAGATTCCTCAGATGGGCTGGGACGCCACGTTCAAAGACATCTTCGGCAACGTGGTAGGCTTGTTCACACCGCTGAAGAAATAG
- a CDS encoding cyclic 2,3-diphosphoglycerate synthase encodes MDKTKVIIMGAAGRDFHNFNVYYRNNPNYEVVAFTATQIPGIAKRGYPPQLAGPLYPKGIPIHPEEQLPELIKNHGVHEVVFAYSDVSHEYVMHKASLVLANGADFKLMGPTSTMLRAKVPVVSICAVRTGSGKSQTSRKIAQLFRKREFRVVVIRHPMPYGDLAKQACQRFASYEDLDKNDCTIEEREEYEPHIDNGVIVYAGVNYEQILHEAEKEADIIIWDGGNNDIPFYKPDLHIVVADSHRPGHETTYHPGETNLRMADIVIINKVDTADPTNVATVRKNAKTLNPDAVIIEASSPITVDNPKLINGKKVLVVEDGPTVTHGNMAYGAGTIAAERSGAGEIVDPHPYAVGSIIEAYKTYGHLGAVLPALGYGKEQIRELQETINKTPCDIVLIGTPIDLRRVLNINKPAVRAKYELQEIGTPTLEDILKKRFPQK; translated from the coding sequence ATGGATAAAACCAAAGTCATCATCATGGGCGCAGCCGGCAGAGACTTCCACAACTTCAACGTCTACTACCGCAACAACCCAAACTACGAAGTCGTAGCCTTCACCGCTACACAGATACCGGGCATAGCAAAAAGAGGCTACCCACCACAACTTGCAGGACCGCTTTATCCCAAGGGCATACCAATACACCCAGAGGAACAACTACCCGAACTCATCAAAAATCACGGCGTCCACGAAGTCGTCTTCGCCTACAGCGACGTATCACACGAATACGTCATGCACAAAGCCTCACTAGTCCTAGCCAACGGAGCAGACTTCAAACTAATGGGACCAACCTCAACCATGCTAAGAGCCAAAGTGCCAGTTGTCTCCATATGCGCGGTCCGAACCGGCTCAGGCAAAAGCCAAACCTCACGCAAAATTGCTCAACTTTTCAGAAAACGCGAATTCAGAGTAGTCGTCATCAGGCATCCCATGCCCTACGGCGACCTAGCTAAACAAGCTTGCCAACGCTTCGCCTCCTACGAGGACCTGGACAAAAACGATTGCACCATCGAAGAACGCGAAGAATACGAACCCCACATAGACAACGGAGTCATAGTCTACGCAGGCGTCAACTACGAGCAGATACTACACGAAGCCGAAAAAGAAGCAGACATAATCATATGGGACGGCGGCAACAACGACATACCCTTCTACAAACCCGACCTACACATAGTAGTCGCAGACTCACACAGACCAGGACACGAAACCACATATCACCCAGGCGAAACCAACCTCCGAATGGCAGACATAGTCATCATAAACAAAGTAGACACCGCAGACCCAACCAACGTGGCAACAGTAAGAAAAAACGCCAAAACCCTCAACCCAGACGCAGTAATCATAGAAGCATCCTCGCCAATAACCGTGGACAACCCAAAACTCATAAACGGCAAAAAAGTCCTAGTAGTCGAAGACGGACCAACCGTAACACACGGCAACATGGCATACGGCGCAGGCACAATCGCCGCCGAAAGATCGGGAGCAGGAGAAATCGTGGACCCACACCCCTACGCGGTTGGCTCAATAATCGAAGCCTACAAAACCTACGGACACCTCGGCGCAGTTCTGCCCGCCTTGGGCTACGGAAAAGAACAGATACGCGAACTCCAAGAAACCATCAACAAGACACCCTGCGACATCGTCCTCATCGGCACACCCATCGACCTACGACGCGTCCTAAACATAAACAAACCAGCCGTACGAGCAAAATACGAACTGCAAGAAATCGGCACACCAACACTTGAAGACATCCTCAAAAAAAGGTTCCCACAAAAATAA
- a CDS encoding ester cyclase codes for MSAKDLKALARRFFEEANKWKAATLAAIDELFATDYVEHSGSGKDTHGIKDYKQSMSEFYSAFPDVHVTIDDMVVEGERVAVRFTLGGTHKGEFMGVPPTSKKVTIGEIGIIRVAGGKFVESWMRYDTLGFMQQLGLAPTSQKER; via the coding sequence ATCTCAGCAAAAGACCTCAAGGCGCTTGCGCGTCGTTTTTTTGAGGAGGCGAACAAATGGAAGGCGGCCACCCTTGCCGCAATAGACGAGTTATTCGCCACTGACTACGTCGAACACAGTGGCAGCGGCAAGGACACACACGGCATCAAGGACTACAAACAATCTATGAGTGAGTTCTACAGCGCTTTTCCCGATGTTCACGTCACCATTGATGACATGGTCGTCGAAGGGGAAAGGGTAGCGGTGCGCTTTACGTTGGGTGGCACACACAAGGGTGAATTTATGGGCGTCCCTCCTACGAGTAAGAAGGTGACGATAGGGGAGATTGGCATCATCCGCGTTGCTGGCGGCAAGTTCGTGGAATCATGGATGAGGTATGATACTCTGGGCTTTATGCAGCAACTCGGCCTTGCACCCACATCGCAGAAGGAAAGGTAA
- the had gene encoding 6-hydroxycyclohex-1-ene-1-carbonyl-CoA dehydrogenase, with amino-acid sequence MSKIPEKIQTWQMRRPWSKDPKTGQATEGLIERAEIPVPALQPNEVLVEIAGCGVCHTDLGYFYDGVPTVTKPPLTLGHEISGTVIAGDSRLVGKEVIVPAVMPCNKCDICSSGRGNRCLAQKMPGNSLGVYGGFSSHVPVPSEDLCVVGNRGGFQLAELAVIADAVTTPYQACVRAGLKKNDNVVVVGVTGGVGSYVAQMAKAFGAKTVVGIARDQEKLERSLKYGSDYMINSSGKDDNAIRNEFKELCKAHGLPNYAWIIFEVTGTGAGQSIALNLLSFVGKLVVIGFGMQKNEFNLSRLMAFDADIVGTWGCLPKYYSKVLEMVLNETIKIRPFTETRPMSRISEVFSEAHTTRMMKRVVLTPDF; translated from the coding sequence GTGAGCAAGATTCCCGAGAAGATACAGACTTGGCAGATGAGGAGACCGTGGAGCAAAGACCCAAAAACAGGACAAGCAACTGAAGGACTGATTGAAAGAGCGGAGATTCCAGTTCCAGCTTTGCAGCCAAATGAGGTTCTTGTTGAAATCGCTGGCTGCGGCGTATGCCACACCGACCTCGGCTACTTCTACGACGGCGTGCCCACAGTTACCAAGCCTCCGCTCACGTTGGGACATGAGATCAGCGGCACTGTGATAGCGGGTGACAGCCGACTCGTGGGCAAGGAAGTTATCGTTCCTGCGGTGATGCCCTGCAACAAATGTGACATATGCTCCTCTGGGCGAGGAAACCGCTGTCTAGCTCAGAAAATGCCGGGAAACAGCCTGGGCGTTTACGGAGGCTTTTCCAGCCACGTTCCCGTGCCTTCCGAGGATTTGTGCGTGGTTGGCAACCGAGGCGGCTTTCAACTAGCTGAGTTAGCGGTGATCGCGGATGCTGTAACTACGCCTTATCAAGCCTGTGTGAGAGCTGGGCTGAAGAAGAATGATAATGTGGTTGTGGTTGGTGTCACCGGCGGCGTTGGCAGCTACGTGGCTCAGATGGCTAAGGCTTTTGGCGCCAAGACAGTGGTGGGCATTGCTCGCGATCAAGAGAAACTCGAGCGTTCGTTGAAGTACGGCTCCGATTACATGATCAACTCTAGTGGCAAAGATGACAATGCTATTCGCAATGAGTTCAAAGAACTGTGCAAGGCGCATGGACTTCCCAACTACGCTTGGATAATCTTTGAGGTTACAGGAACAGGTGCAGGGCAGTCCATTGCATTGAACCTGTTGTCGTTTGTGGGCAAATTGGTCGTCATAGGCTTTGGCATGCAAAAAAATGAGTTCAACCTGTCCAGACTGATGGCGTTCGACGCCGATATCGTAGGTACGTGGGGCTGTCTCCCCAAGTACTACTCCAAAGTGCTTGAAATGGTGCTAAACGAAACCATCAAGATACGTCCATTCACTGAAACTCGACCCATGAGCAGGATCAGTGAAGTATTCAGTGAAGCACACACAACAAGAATGATGAAAAGAGTAGTCTTAACGCCAGATTTCTAA